Proteins from a genomic interval of Nostoc sp. TCL240-02:
- a CDS encoding iron uptake porin — MVKMFWKWLPICPVTLGLFSVITTTTGAMSAAGDANALPAKTGTVQESAGQVTSVSQLSDVQPTDWAFGALQSLVERYGCIAGYPNATYRGNRALTRYEFAAGINACLDRVNELISTATTDIVKKEDLATLQKLQEQFASELASLRGRVDALEPYLETLEKQQFSTTTKLHGEAIFALSGFASGQDADNADIPRSTTFGDRVRLNFDTSFTGQDLLRVRLQALNLNYFSSEGGTGTRLPEGTLAFNAEIGDEDPENNQVGVETLYYRFPLGKKTEVTFFANEGEVEDFVNTINPFLDGDEGASGALSKFGSRNSVYYFVPAGAGVGLTHRLSEQLELSLGYLSSTASNPNANRGLFNGSYGAIAQLTFQPSDRLSIGLTYVNAYNNQGEDLAIPGTGSQKANLGLVTDSPTSTNAYGLEASYQVNSGFLINAWAGFAKTRVLGVGDADIWNYAVALAFPDLGKKGNLAGLIVGMEPKVTGANGAIANVFTDIVPLQNRDSAQDRNTSLHVEGFYSYAVSDNITITPGLIWLTAPNHDDRNSDAVLGVIRTTFTF; from the coding sequence ATGGTCAAAATGTTTTGGAAGTGGTTGCCGATTTGTCCAGTGACTTTGGGGCTCTTCTCGGTAATCACTACCACAACTGGGGCGATGTCTGCGGCGGGCGATGCCAACGCACTTCCAGCTAAAACGGGAACTGTTCAAGAATCAGCAGGACAGGTAACATCTGTTTCTCAACTGTCGGATGTACAGCCGACAGATTGGGCATTCGGTGCATTGCAATCTTTGGTGGAGCGTTATGGGTGTATTGCAGGTTATCCTAATGCAACTTATCGCGGTAATCGGGCTTTAACTCGTTACGAATTTGCGGCTGGAATTAATGCCTGTTTAGATCGGGTCAATGAACTAATTTCAACTGCAACAACTGACATCGTTAAAAAAGAAGATTTAGCAACTCTGCAAAAATTACAAGAACAGTTTGCGTCTGAATTGGCAAGTTTGCGGGGTCGAGTAGATGCTTTAGAACCTTACCTGGAAACTCTGGAAAAACAGCAGTTTTCAACCACGACAAAACTTCATGGTGAGGCAATTTTTGCTCTATCAGGGTTTGCATCTGGACAAGATGCCGATAATGCTGATATTCCGAGAAGCACGACTTTTGGCGATCGCGTCCGCCTCAACTTTGACACCAGTTTCACTGGACAAGACTTACTCAGAGTTCGCTTACAAGCCCTTAACCTCAATTACTTCTCTAGTGAAGGTGGCACTGGAACTAGATTACCAGAAGGGACTCTAGCTTTTAATGCAGAAATTGGAGATGAAGATCCTGAAAATAATCAAGTTGGAGTTGAGACACTGTATTACAGATTTCCTCTAGGCAAAAAAACCGAAGTTACTTTTTTTGCCAACGAAGGGGAAGTTGAAGATTTTGTGAATACAATCAACCCCTTTTTGGATGGGGATGAGGGAGCCAGTGGTGCTTTATCCAAGTTTGGCAGTCGGAACTCAGTTTACTACTTTGTACCTGCTGGAGCCGGAGTTGGGTTGACACACCGCCTCTCTGAGCAGTTGGAGTTGAGTTTGGGATATTTGTCTAGTACAGCATCCAACCCCAACGCTAACAGAGGTTTATTCAATGGTTCTTACGGTGCGATCGCTCAATTGACTTTCCAACCTAGCGATCGCCTCAGTATCGGTTTAACTTACGTCAATGCCTATAATAACCAGGGTGAGGATTTAGCAATCCCAGGTACTGGTAGCCAAAAAGCTAACTTGGGCTTAGTTACTGATTCGCCGACTTCCACCAACGCTTACGGCTTGGAAGCATCCTATCAAGTAAATTCCGGCTTTTTGATTAATGCTTGGGCTGGCTTTGCCAAAACCCGCGTTTTAGGCGTAGGAGATGCCGATATTTGGAATTATGCAGTTGCTTTAGCTTTCCCCGATTTGGGTAAAAAAGGCAACCTGGCGGGGCTGATTGTGGGTATGGAACCGAAAGTGACCGGTGCTAATGGGGCGATCGCGAATGTATTTACAGACATAGTTCCGCTGCAAAACCGCGACTCTGCTCAAGACCGAAACACCTCTTTACACGTTGAAGGTTTTTACAGTTATGCAGTTTCCGACAATATTACCATCACCCCTGGTTTAATTTGGCTGACTGCTCCCAACCATGACGATCGAAACAGTGATGCTGTACTGGGAGTTATTAGAACTACCTTTACCTTCTAA
- a CDS encoding PEP-CTERM sorting domain-containing protein (PEP-CTERM proteins occur, often in large numbers, in the proteomes of bacteria that also encode an exosortase, a predicted intramembrane cysteine proteinase. The presence of a PEP-CTERM domain at a protein's C-terminus predicts cleavage within the sorting domain, followed by covalent anchoring to some some component of the (usually Gram-negative) cell surface. Many PEP-CTERM proteins exhibit an unusual sequence composition that includes large numbers of potential glycosylation sites. Expression of one such protein has been shown restore the ability of a bacterium to form floc, a type of biofilm.) — MKLFSQLAIATSLVLGLATLSTKSASAAIINYAFTVDSSTIKGNGLFSVDDATFSNDNFPVAPLQSLTFQFDNDPNIYTAKDDIEYPDYPVAFPTVSLADNASIGLLYNFLDKVNPSKSYEISGTSFSVSSETPNSGTVSYRKVPEPSTLDSTLLVGSIGLFLTRKVRSIKKIKA, encoded by the coding sequence ATGAAATTGTTTTCACAATTAGCGATCGCTACTAGCCTTGTTCTGGGTTTGGCTACATTAAGCACTAAATCCGCATCAGCTGCAATTATTAATTATGCCTTCACCGTTGATAGTTCTACAATCAAAGGAAACGGTTTATTTAGCGTTGATGACGCAACTTTCAGTAATGATAATTTTCCAGTAGCACCACTTCAGTCGCTAACTTTTCAATTCGATAATGACCCCAATATTTATACCGCCAAGGATGATATTGAATATCCAGATTATCCCGTTGCATTTCCAACAGTATCATTAGCAGATAACGCATCGATTGGATTGCTGTACAACTTTCTCGACAAAGTTAATCCTTCTAAAAGTTACGAAATTTCTGGAACATCATTTTCCGTATCCTCCGAAACTCCCAATTCTGGTACAGTTTCTTATCGAAAAGTACCCGAGCCTAGTACTTTAGATAGCACACTTCTGGTTGGCAGTATTGGCTTATTCCTGACAAGAAAGGTAAGATCAATTAAAAAGATTAAAGCTTAA